From one Coriobacteriia bacterium genomic stretch:
- a CDS encoding ABC transporter substrate-binding protein: MARTNRLFRATVAALLMAAFALTGCSANSTTTQPGSAVTPAAIKIGTLATSDSLPLWVAEQKGYFTSQGLPKVEIVVFQSAQEREAAFASGAIQASMTDIMSAANLQAGGIPVKLPTVMLGANPSQGRFAVVAAPNSGIKSMADLKGVAVGTASSTITEYVLDELMSQVGISQSDVKAEQVPKVPVRFQLMMAGQLKAAVLPEPFITLALQQGATIVSGGDDTKSKTNLSASVLAVNAKFIGTPEGSASVDALLRAWNLAVADINANPDSFRQLLVDKAQLPASLATSYKVDTYPMAAPPSAADIQGVLDWMKARGYLKADVKPQDLLGK, from the coding sequence ATGGCTCGAACAAATCGTCTCTTCCGTGCGACCGTGGCCGCGCTCCTCATGGCCGCTTTCGCCCTCACGGGTTGTTCCGCGAACTCCACGACCACACAACCCGGGTCCGCCGTAACCCCCGCTGCCATCAAAATCGGCACGCTGGCAACGTCCGACTCCCTACCGCTCTGGGTAGCCGAGCAGAAGGGCTATTTCACGTCTCAGGGGCTCCCCAAGGTTGAAATCGTCGTCTTCCAGAGTGCTCAAGAGCGCGAGGCGGCATTCGCCTCCGGCGCGATCCAGGCGTCGATGACAGACATCATGAGCGCGGCCAATCTGCAGGCCGGCGGAATCCCTGTGAAGCTCCCGACCGTGATGCTCGGCGCCAATCCCAGCCAGGGGCGGTTCGCGGTTGTCGCGGCCCCAAACTCAGGCATCAAGTCGATGGCCGACCTCAAGGGCGTGGCTGTGGGCACCGCATCTTCCACGATCACGGAGTACGTCCTCGACGAGTTGATGTCTCAGGTCGGCATCTCGCAGAGCGACGTCAAGGCCGAGCAGGTCCCGAAAGTCCCCGTGCGCTTCCAACTCATGATGGCCGGCCAGCTCAAGGCGGCTGTGCTTCCTGAACCGTTCATCACACTCGCGCTCCAGCAGGGAGCAACAATCGTGTCGGGTGGCGACGACACCAAGTCCAAGACCAACCTGTCCGCAAGCGTCCTAGCCGTCAACGCCAAGTTCATCGGCACCCCGGAAGGCTCGGCTTCGGTTGATGCGCTTCTGAGAGCGTGGAACCTCGCCGTCGCCGACATCAACGCCAACCCGGACTCGTTCCGTCAGCTGTTGGTCGACAAGGCGCAGCTTCCGGCATCGCTTGCCACCAGCTACAAGGTGGACACGTACCCGATGGCTGCGCCCCCCTCGGCAGCCGACATCCAGGGCGTGCTGGACTGGATGAAAG